The window TCGGCCGAGGGATGCTTTGGGAAGCGCTCTTTGCTGCCGGGGAGTGGGCGCTGAGCAAGTTCGACTGATTCCGCCTTCTCGCTAGCACATAGAATCTTCAGAATATTTCCTGCCGAGGGCGGGTTCTCGGTGTAGGATCGCTCGCTCTCCGAGTGGACTCCCCGAGGATCCTTCTCCATGGCCGAACCGACCCCGTCCCCCACCAGCGAAACACTCACCGATTGGACGCCGAGTTCCTGGCGTTCGAAGACCGCCACCCAGCAGCCGAACTACCCGGACTCGCGGGCCCTGGAGGCGGCCCTGGCGCAGCTCCGCGACCTGCCGCCGCTGGTCACCTCCTGGGAGGTCACCAGCCTCAAGGAGCAGCTCGCCCAGGTGGCGCGCGGGGAGCGCTTTCTGCTGCAGGGCGGCGACTGTGCGGAGACCTTCGCCGACTGCCGGGCCGATGCGATCACCAGCAAACTCAAGATCCTGCTGCAGATGAGCCTGGTTCTGGTGCACGGGGCGAAGAAGCGGGTCACGCGGGTCGGCCGTTTCGCCGGGCAATACGCCAAGCCGCGCTCCGCCGATCTGGAGACCATCGGCGGTGAGACGCTGCCCAGCTACCGGGGCGATCTAGTCAATGGAATCGAGTTCACGGAGGCGGCGCGGGTGCCGGCGCCGGAGCGCCTGCTCCGCGGCCACGAGCGCTCGGCGCTGACGCTCAATTTCATTCGCGGCCTGATCGATGGCGGCTTCGCGGATCTCCATCACCCGGAATATTGGGAGTTGGAGTTCGTCGAGCACTCACCTTGGGCGGTGGACTATCAGCGCATGGTGGAGAGCATCGGCGATGCGTTGCGCTTCATGGAAACGGTGGTCGGGAGGCCTGTCGGGCAGCTCGAACGGGTGGATTTCTTCACCAGCCACGAGGGACTTCATCTCGAATACGAGGCGGCCCAGACCCGCCAGGTGCCGCGTCGTCGCGGTTGGTACGACCTGTCGACGCACCTGCCCTGGATCGGCATGCGCACGGCGCAGCCGGACGGGGCGCACGTGGAGTTTTTCCGCGGCATCCGCAACCCGGTGGCGGTGAAGGTCGGGCCGGCGATAGGGCGCGACACCCTTTTGCGGTTGCTCGATCTGCTACACCCGGACGACGAGCCGGGACGTTTGACCTTGATCCACCGCTTCGGCGCGAAGTCCGTCGGGGAGCATCTGCCGAAGCTGGTCGAAGCGGTGCGTGCGAGCGGCAAGACGGTGGTGTGGTGCTGTGATCCGATGCACGGCAATACGGAGAAGACGGCCAGCGGCCGCAAGACGCGGCGCTTCGAGGCGATTCTCTCGGAGCTGGAGACGGCATTCGATGTCCACGCGGAGCTGGGAACCTACCTCGGTGGGGTGCACGTGGAGCTGACCGGAGAGGACGTCACCGAATGCACCGGCGGGGCGCGCGGACTGGCGGACAGGGACCTCGATCGGGCATACCGGTCTTTTGTGGATCCCCGGTTGAACTATGAGCAGGCTTTGGAGCTGGCGATGCTGGTGGCTCGGCGGATGGGGAAGGTGAAGGCGGGAGATCCGAACCGGCCCTGAGTTGGATCCGCGGGCGCCAACGACCTGATGATTCCAAAAATCCTCTGAGTTCCCGCGTCGAGCTCCCGGCCGACGGGACCCGCCTCGGACCTCCGTTCTTCTCGTTCAGTCCCTCTGCTCTGTGGAAGTAGCGCCCGCGTCAGTTTTCCGCCGAGGGGACCTCACTTCGGACCTCCGGCTTCTTATCTTCACGAAGTGAAGGGAACTGCGCCCCCGCTCTGACGGGCTCTTCAGGGTGATGTTTGGGTGATCAGGGCGAGCGCCAGGGCGCCGCGGGCCGTCCAGGCGGCGGTGCGCAGCCAGTTGGTTGCCACCAGGCGGTGGATGGCGGAGAGGTCGCGGTGGCGGGTCAGGCGTTGGTGGAGGGGCACCTGGAGCAGCGCCGTTGAGATCCAGATGAAGGCGAGCAGGCCGATCCCCAACCACAGTAACCGGTGATCCAGACCCAGGGGCGGATCTAGCAGAAGCAGGACGGCGGTGGTCAGCTCGGTGAGCATGAGCGGCATGACCACCCAGGAGGTGCGTCGCTGGTGTGCTTCGGCGAAGCCGGCGAATTGCCGCTCTGAGGCGAGGGCGAATAGGGGGTAGTGGACGAGCTGGACGAACCAGATCACTCCCACCATCGCGAGGGTGGCGCCGGCATGGATCGACAGCAGGGTCAATGAGCCTCCGTCAGTGCCTTGACCACCTTCGGCAGCAGCTCCTCGGCCGGTGCCGGCAGGATTTGGATGTGGCGGTAGGGGGAGGGTGCCGCGGCGGGGTCGATGCTGTAGACGGGGATGCCGCGCAGGGCGGCCTGCTGCTGGAACATCTCCGTGACTCCGACGGACAGGGACGTGCCGATGAATAGCAGAAACTTTGCGCTGTCGGCAACCTCGACGACGTCCCGATAGCGGTAGTCGCGGTGTTCGGTGTAGTACTCGTCGAAGAACAGAACGTGAGCGCGGAGCCACGAGCCGCAGTCCGGGCAGGTGGGGAGGTTGGCGCGGTCGGGCGACTCCTGGAAGCCCGAGAAGTCGACCTCGGTGCGCAGAATCGAGCCCGCCGGGGAGCCGAGGCGGCAGCCGTCGCGGGCGCAGCGGACCCGATCGGCGCTGCCGTGGACCTTGATCAGGTCCAGGGCGCCACCGCCCCGGCGCTCGGCGATGGCTTGCTCGTGCAGGGTGTCGATGTTCTGCGTCACCAGAGCGAGCCGGCCGCCGCTCTCGCTCATCCAGCCGGCGAGATCTACCAGTGCCCGGTGGGCGTCGTTGGGTTGGGCGGCAGTGGCCTTGCGGAAGCGCTCCAGGTACCACTGCCACTGGGTCACCGGATCGCGCTGGAAGAACCCGAAGGTCGCCATTTCAATGTCGTTCTGGTTCCACACCGCTTCCGGGTCGGAGCCCCGAAAGGTCGAAATCCCACTCGCCGCGCTGATCCCCGCTCCGGTGACCACCGCGATTCGTTCACTTGCCACGGATCGCAGTGCTTCGGCTAGTTCCTGCGTCAGATCTTCCATGGGTTGAGCATAAGGCACCTTGCTCTAGACATCGTCCTGCCCTTTTTGTGCTCGAGGCTTTGAACGAAGTGCGAGTCCAGGGGGGCTCGGGGGACCGGGCGGGGCTTGGTGATCTTTGATGATGTGGCCCCGCCCTGCGTTGCGAGGGCGCAAAACGCTGGACCCCTCCCCAAGAAAGCGCGAGCGCCCTCGCAAAGCTACCCCGAACCCCCCTGGACTCGCACTTCTCACCCGCGGTCCTGGATCCACGCTTCTATTCAAGGTGATCCCGGTCCCCCGAGGATTCCAGTCCTTGGCTTCGGCAGGGGTGGTGGGAAGTCGGCGGAGCTAGACCAGTCTCGAACCTCGGAGGCCACCGAAGCGAATGGCGTTCACGCAGAGAAACCGGTAAATTGCCACGAATCTTTTCTTGCGTGTCTGCCATTGCCGAGGAGTTGTCATGACCCATCGCTTCGCCTTCTGTCTTGTCGTTTGCTGCCTGCTCATCGCAGCTTCTGCTTGGGCCCAAGAGCCAGTGACCGCAGAACCGATAGCCCAGGAGCCAATGCCGGCCGGGCTGGTTGCTGCAGATGTAGAAGGCGAGCCCGGCTTTGCAGAGGCTGTTCTGGCAGCCACGACGGATCCTGCCTTCCTTCCAGAGAATGTCGCCACCCTGCCCGATTCGGACACCGCGCCGTCGCCCACCGACCATCTCGGCCACATCGCCGGGGCGCCGGACGTGCTGTCGTCGGTGGCGGAGGTGCACGGCTACTTTCGGGAACTGGCGGCGGCCAGTCCGCGGGTCGAGATCGAGACCCTCGGCACCAGCGAAGAAGGCCGGGAAATGATGCTGGTTTCCATCTCCTCCGAAGACAACCTGGCGCGGGCCGGCGCCATCCGGGAGGCGGGTCGACGCCTGGCCGATCCGCGTCAAACCACCCCGGCTGAGCGAGACGAGCTGATCGCCGACGGGCCGGCCGTGTACTACCTGCTCGGCGGCCTCCACTCGCGGGAGACCGGCTCGCCGGAGATGCTGATGGAGCTGGCCTACCGGCTGGCGGTGAGCGAGCGACCGGAGATCGTCCGCATGCGCGACAAACTGGTGGTGCTGATCACCCCGGTCGTGGAGCCAGACGGGCGGGATCGGGTGGTGGAGTGGTACCGGCGGCACCTCAAGGGGCGCGACATGTCCTGGGAGGATGTAGCGGAGATTGGCGGTCCGCCCTACTGGGGGAAGTACGTCTACCACGACAACAACCGCGACGGCATGCAGCGCACCCAGGCGTTGACCCGGGCGGTGCACGACGCCTTTTATCGCTGGCGGCCGCAGGTGGTACACGACCTCCACGAGTCGGTGCCGCTGCTCTACATTTCCACCGGCCACGGCCCCTACAGCCCGGCGGTCGATCCGGTGACCATCAACGAGTGGACGCAGATGGCTCACCATGAAGCGTCGGCCCTCCAGGCCCAGGGCCTTCCCGGAGTGTGGGTGTGGGGCTTCTGGGACGGCTGGTGGCCCGGCTACCTGGTGTCCGTGGCCCACCACCACCACGCCGTTGGGCGCTTCTATGAGACCTTCGGGAACTCCCACCCGGGCACCTTCGAGCGCGACCTGTCCAAGGCGCGCTTCGTCGGCAAGAAGGTCACCGAGACCACCTGGTATCGTCCCTGGCCGCCGGAGGACAAGGTCACCTGGTCGCTGCGCAACAACACCAACTATATGCAGGCCGGAGTGCTGGCCGCCCTCGACTACGCCGCCCTCCACGCGGAGCAACTGAAAGGCAATCAGTGGCGCAAGGCACAGCGGGCCATCGAGCAAGGCGGTGACGAGGCACCGCACGCCTGGGTGCTGCCGGTGGAAGGGCAGCGCGACGGCGGCCGGTTGGCGGATCTCGTCAACCTGCTGCGGCAACACCAGATCGAGGTCCATCGCCTGGCCGAGGCGGTCACCTTCGGGGAGACCACCCATGGAACCGGGAGCTATGTGGTCCGCCTGGACCAACCGGCCCGCAACGCGGCCCAGAACTTTCTGGAGGCGCAGTCCTTTCCCAAGAACGAACCCAACCCGCCCTACGACGATGTCGCCTGGACCTGGCCGCTGCTCATGGGAGTTGAGGCGACGGCGGTGGAAGATCCGGCGGTTTTGCAGGCGGCGATGGCGCCCGTGACGGCGCCGGTGCAGCCGGCCGGCGGTATCGCCGGTTCGGACTACGGAAGCGACCTCTACCTGCTCGCCGATCGCGGGCAGACTTCGCTGCTGCGGGCGCGGCTCTACTGGCGGGGGTACCAGATCGATGCCGCCGAGGAGCCGTTCGACGCCGACGGCCGACAGTACCCGGTGGGTAGCTGGATCATCCAGGCGCCGCGTGACGTGGTGGAGCCGGTGGCGGTGGAGCTGGGGCTGGAAGTACAGCCGGCCTTCTCCATGCCGGAGGTGCGGCGCCACGTGGTCGATCTTCCCCGCCTCGGGGTGATCCACACCTGGACCCGCACCCAAGAGGCCGGCTGGGCCCGCTACACCCTGGACCGCCAAGGCCTAACCTACGATTTGGTGAGTCCCGACGATCTGCGTCGGGGAGACCTGCTCGATCGCTTCGATGTGCTGCTCTTGCCGCCGGTGGGGCGGAGCCTGGCCCGTATCGTTCACGGCATCGACCGGCGCTGGAGCCCGCTCGCCTATACCGAGACCGCCGACTTTCCCAGCCACGGGCGGCCCAACGCCTCGGACGACATCACCGGCGGCATGGGTTTCGAGGGGTTGGCGAACCTCCAGGACTTCGTCCGCCGGGGCGGCCTGCTCGCCACCCTCGGCAACGGCGCCATCCTCGCCTTGGACGGCGGCCTGGTGCGGCGGGTGTCGCGCTCGTCGACCTCGGTGAGGAATCCCGGCTCGGAATTGTCCGCGCGGTTGGCCGCGGCGGACCATCCGCTGGTCTACGGCTATCCGGAGCGCACCAGCGTCTTCCGGGGGAACGGACTGCTTTTGGAGGTCGACAAGAGGGAACGGCAGCGGGTGGTGATGCGTTTCGGTGACGAGCCGCCGGAGGAGGCGGAGGAGCCGGAGGAGGAGATCGAGATCGCGGAAGTGGAAGACGAGATCCTCGGCGAGGACCTCGCCCTCGACGAGGCGGTGGAGGAAGCCGCCGTCGCCGCGCCGCAGCCGATGGCCGAGGAGGAGAAGGAAGAAGAGCCTCGGCCGTTGGTGCTGTCGGGCTATGTCGACTCGCCGGACAAACTGGCCGGCAAGGCGGCGATCGTCGACCTGCCGGTGGGGCAGGGGCGGGTGGTGATGTACGGCTTCAATCCCCTCCATCGCCACCTCAACACTTCGGATTTCCGCTTTCTGTTCAACCTTTTGCTGCACTGGAATGATCTCCCTGAGTGAGCCGGTCGAGGCGATCCGATGAGCGCCGGAAAGCGCCAGAGCGCCGCTTCGGTAGTGGCCGTGGGCATCTTCGTCAGCCGGGTGATGGGGCTGGTACGGGAGCGCGCCGTGGCGCACTTCTTCGGCGTCGGGCCGCTGGCGGATGTGCTGCAGGCGGCCTTCAAGGGTCCCAATCTGCTGCAAAACCTGCTCGGGGAAGGCACTATCTCGGCGGCCTTCATTCCGGTCTACAGCCGGCTGGTGGAAGAGGGCCGGAAAGAAGACGCCGGGCGCTTCGCCGGCGCGATCTTCGGCCTGCTGGTGTGCCTGGCCGGCGGGTTGGCCTTGATCGGGGTGCTGCTGGCTCGCCCCCTCGTCGGCCTGCTGACACCGGGCTTCGTCGGCGACGCCGCCCGGGTGGCTGCCGGAGAGTTGACCG is drawn from Acidobacteriota bacterium and contains these coding sequences:
- a CDS encoding 3-deoxy-7-phosphoheptulonate synthase class II, which gives rise to MAEPTPSPTSETLTDWTPSSWRSKTATQQPNYPDSRALEAALAQLRDLPPLVTSWEVTSLKEQLAQVARGERFLLQGGDCAETFADCRADAITSKLKILLQMSLVLVHGAKKRVTRVGRFAGQYAKPRSADLETIGGETLPSYRGDLVNGIEFTEAARVPAPERLLRGHERSALTLNFIRGLIDGGFADLHHPEYWELEFVEHSPWAVDYQRMVESIGDALRFMETVVGRPVGQLERVDFFTSHEGLHLEYEAAQTRQVPRRRGWYDLSTHLPWIGMRTAQPDGAHVEFFRGIRNPVAVKVGPAIGRDTLLRLLDLLHPDDEPGRLTLIHRFGAKSVGEHLPKLVEAVRASGKTVVWCCDPMHGNTEKTASGRKTRRFEAILSELETAFDVHAELGTYLGGVHVELTGEDVTECTGGARGLADRDLDRAYRSFVDPRLNYEQALELAMLVARRMGKVKAGDPNRP
- a CDS encoding Sir2 family NAD-dependent protein deacetylase encodes the protein MASERIAVVTGAGISAASGISTFRGSDPEAVWNQNDIEMATFGFFQRDPVTQWQWYLERFRKATAAQPNDAHRALVDLAGWMSESGGRLALVTQNIDTLHEQAIAERRGGGALDLIKVHGSADRVRCARDGCRLGSPAGSILRTEVDFSGFQESPDRANLPTCPDCGSWLRAHVLFFDEYYTEHRDYRYRDVVEVADSAKFLLFIGTSLSVGVTEMFQQQAALRGIPVYSIDPAAAPSPYRHIQILPAPAEELLPKVVKALTEAH
- a CDS encoding M14 family zinc carboxypeptidase — protein: MPAGLVAADVEGEPGFAEAVLAATTDPAFLPENVATLPDSDTAPSPTDHLGHIAGAPDVLSSVAEVHGYFRELAAASPRVEIETLGTSEEGREMMLVSISSEDNLARAGAIREAGRRLADPRQTTPAERDELIADGPAVYYLLGGLHSRETGSPEMLMELAYRLAVSERPEIVRMRDKLVVLITPVVEPDGRDRVVEWYRRHLKGRDMSWEDVAEIGGPPYWGKYVYHDNNRDGMQRTQALTRAVHDAFYRWRPQVVHDLHESVPLLYISTGHGPYSPAVDPVTINEWTQMAHHEASALQAQGLPGVWVWGFWDGWWPGYLVSVAHHHHAVGRFYETFGNSHPGTFERDLSKARFVGKKVTETTWYRPWPPEDKVTWSLRNNTNYMQAGVLAALDYAALHAEQLKGNQWRKAQRAIEQGGDEAPHAWVLPVEGQRDGGRLADLVNLLRQHQIEVHRLAEAVTFGETTHGTGSYVVRLDQPARNAAQNFLEAQSFPKNEPNPPYDDVAWTWPLLMGVEATAVEDPAVLQAAMAPVTAPVQPAGGIAGSDYGSDLYLLADRGQTSLLRARLYWRGYQIDAAEEPFDADGRQYPVGSWIIQAPRDVVEPVAVELGLEVQPAFSMPEVRRHVVDLPRLGVIHTWTRTQEAGWARYTLDRQGLTYDLVSPDDLRRGDLLDRFDVLLLPPVGRSLARIVHGIDRRWSPLAYTETADFPSHGRPNASDDITGGMGFEGLANLQDFVRRGGLLATLGNGAILALDGGLVRRVSRSSTSVRNPGSELSARLAAADHPLVYGYPERTSVFRGNGLLLEVDKRERQRVVMRFGDEPPEEAEEPEEEIEIAEVEDEILGEDLALDEAVEEAAVAAPQPMAEEEKEEEPRPLVLSGYVDSPDKLAGKAAIVDLPVGQGRVVMYGFNPLHRHLNTSDFRFLFNLLLHWNDLPE